In the Triticum aestivum cultivar Chinese Spring chromosome 2B, IWGSC CS RefSeq v2.1, whole genome shotgun sequence genome, AAGGATAAACTATGGCCTATGGGATAGTTAGGAAACGGAAGGTACATGCATTCACTGAAACCAAAACTATTTCTTGTGTATCAGGTCTTCGTTTAGGTTCAAATAGGCAAAGACCAATTTTGGTTTAGTCAGTTTTGTTGCGGTTATTGAGAAGAGCATACGTAAAAAACAGAAGCCCCAAAGGTTTCAGCAGCAATAGACTGCACTAAACCCAAAGCATTGACTTTGTGAGTTCTCAGTGCATCATTTAATGGTGATGTAATAAATTCAAATGCCTAGCATGTCATCGATTATCTAGCTGATGACCTGAGCTACATTTTGCTGGTTAATCTGTTATGCCTTGACAGGTGAAGAGATCACTTCTTTCAGGTGGAAGGAAGATTCTTGAAAAGAATGACCAAAGTCCTGTGACAACTGCAGATTTTGGAGTTCAGGCCCTTATCAGCTTCGGTAATTCACAGCATAATTCCTTAGTTCAGCTTACCATATGCACTTTGTGCCTTTATCTGATGCCATATTTACCCTGGTGCTACTGGAAGAGCTCCAGCAACTGTTTCCATCAATACCTCTGGTGGCAGAAGAGGACTCAACATTTCTGAAGTCATCTAATCCTGATGATAACAGTGGTAATGTACTCATTGAGTCAATTTCAAGTGCTGTCGCAGGCAAAGTGAAAAATAGTTGTTCACCTTTAACTCATGATGATGTGTTGAGAGCTATTGATAGAGGAGGCAAGGATGCTGTCTCCTTTGATTCAAATCCTGCTACTTACTGGGTAAACTGCCAAGTTTTCATTAATCGCATATCAGGATCTGTAAAAGTTCGTTCCACTGAGTTATCATGGTGCTGCGGTTTTGAAGGTACTTGATCCAATTGATGGCACTAAAGGTTTCTTGAAAGGAGATGATGCTCTGTATGTGGTACAGCTCTctgtttatttgtttctttttgcttgaATGAACGGCAGGAGCTCTTCCTAATTATTTTATGGGAGGGAAAGATTATGTACAGGGGGCTAAAAGACAAACAGCTAGGTGCCAAAACAATTTAATCTGTACAAGCGCTTGCAGAAACACCATTAGGCTGGCTGAGCTAAGTAGGTAGCTAGCAGTCTATCATTGCTCCATCCCATTGTTCATTGTCTTCACGAACTTCGCATGCATTCTATCTTGGGCTTAAGGGTTGATTCTGCAAGATTCTATTACTCCTCTACTTGCATAAATTCTAACGGCTATGAATAACTAACCCAATGGGGTCATTCGACGCCTTTCTTTTGAAAATTGTACCTTTCTCTTGTCACAAAGCTGACAGGGAAGCCATAAGAGTCCACAATATTCATGATGTCACAGCCTAGCCAGCTGAGTACTGTATTCCGCAAAAAAATAGCAAAAAGGAGCATAACAGGCATAGTTGGAACACCGTTTTCTGTGATGTGTCAGTGCGGGGCAAGATTGTTCCTGAAGGCCATCCTCTCTTGGTGGGGTGGCTCTGTGTTCATTATAAGGCTTATCACTGGGTATTGCTGACCGCATCCTGAAACTTGGAGTACAACCGTTATTACAGAAGTGCAACAGCATAGACCTTTGTTATGAACATTTTCTGGACATTATGTGCGTTGGATACTATTTTCTCAAACGCACATTAAAATGTGTATTGTACTAGAAAATGTCGTGATGATGCATATTGGACTATTTATATGTGTAGCTTGTCTCAAGGCCTCCATCATGTGTTCCCTGTAGCATAAGCGATCCAGATGCATGTATCAAAAGCCACAATCAACATTATGAGATTCATAGCACGTTCAGGTTTGTAGCTTGATGATTTTCCACATGGTTCCTCGCTGAAACAAACCACATTTAACATTATAACATCGTCATTTTATTTACTGGCGTAAAGTTTTCTTGCAGTTTTTTTAATGAAGCACTGTCCTTTTGGATTTGCAAACTTTGATAATACCAAGTTTGAGAAATTAGGATGTCTGAATACTTAGTTTGGCAAATTAGGGTTTGTAAATACCATTTCTGTTCGCGCGTCTGTGGTAGCTGCTCAGTCTGAATTTTGCAGGTCCATGCTTTCTAAAATTCTAAGTGCTATCTGAGCAATAGATCATGCTCACTACATTTTCGTATTCTTTTTATTCTGATATGAAGCTATTCTTGTTTTGTCTTAAGGTCGGTTTGGCTCTTGTGGTGAACGGAAAGATAGCAGTAGGAGTGATGGGATGTCCAAACTGGACCAATGGTACCACGGCAAACAAGAAAGAAGAAAATCTTGATCCCTGTCCTAGCAATGGCATCCTTATGGTGTCTCATGTAGGCTGTGGTACTTGGTCTAGGCACTTGTCTCCTGAGATTGGCCAGTTCACCACAGCACAGGATGTTTGGAAGAGATGTTTTGTTGATGCATGTTCAGTTGTGCACATGGCACGCTTCTGCATTCCGGATAGCCAAACTTGGAACATGATACCATTATCCCTCCTCTTTGACTCAACGACGGACGAATCTGATACTCGAGATGAGAATAAAATTCTTCTCCGATATGCTTGCTGTGGCAGGTTTGTTGAATTTTCTATTTATTACCACCACTATACTAGAAAAGTATGTTAGGTTGATAGTGACTATCTTAGACTGATCATCGATGAGTGATAATGCTCTTGCTGATGTTTTGTAGCTTGTGCAAATATATAATGGTAGCATCTGGGAGAGCCTCAGTTTTTTTCAGTCGAGCACGGGTGAACACTCAAATCAAGGTGTCCTCTTGCTTGAAATTTCAGTGGTTCTGCATGGCAAGTTAAACAACTTGCGGAGTATGTTTATACATACGCTGATCTTGTCTACTCCCACTGTTTGCATAGGCTTGGGATCATGCTGTTGGGATGATTTGTGTGCAGGAAGCTGGAGGTCAGGTATATACACACCTCTTTCTGTTAAGCCAGAACTCAGTCAAATTTACATTTGTTCTATCGATTCACCGGCATTAGTATTATAACCTTTGTATTTTTTTGTAATTTGTTGAAACTGGCAGATCAGTGACTGGAGTGGGAAACCGTTGGATCTTGCAGCTGACCTAACAGGGCGCAGAATTCTTTACCCTTCAGGCGGTGTTCTTGTGACAAACGGTGCTCTGCACGACAAGCTCGTCGAACTGATCTCAGCAGACTACAAATAGATGCAATGTTTCACAGCTTCAAACAGGAGCACGATTTTGTTTTGTCTATAACATTTTACCGTGTGGACCAAGACCAACAATCTGTATCGGGTCTCGCACTCAGAGAGACGCATCCTTGTTGAGAATATTTACATGAAAATCAAATAGCACAGTTCCCTTTGACTAATGAGCACCTGAATGAGCTTCTCAAGCAACTTCACCCAGAAGCTATACACGTGAAATGCGATGCCATGCTCGAAGTTGCTTTCACAATTCTACAATCCTTGGGCCTTGAGAGTCTCTGAACCTGTTGGATAACCCTGAGAAGGTTGCGTTGCATGGTCGTACGACGTCCACGCAGGCGCGCACCCCTGAGCGGAAGGCCTCTCTCAAGCAAAGCTTGCAGCGGGGAGAAGCGAAATCTCGGAGCAATCTGACATCGCTGCACCTTGCAACATGTTTGGCCACCAATTCTCTTCAAGCCCAAGAAAAAGACACCCCCCCAAAGCTTACTTGCAGGATAACGACCTGCAGCGATCGTTCGTAATGCAAAAATTGGCAACCTTCCCAGCATAAGCATGATTAGCCCAGCAAATCCACATCACGTACACCCGGACGACGTTTACTGCTGCAGCCACTACGACGGTCTGGGCACTGACCCGTTGGCTTCTCCCGTGACACGTACCTCCGCCCGCCGCGGGTTCAGTAAACCGAGATGACCCGATGCTTATATCTTCTTGCTGTAGCCTATGCTGACTTTGATTGATGGGCGTAATAAGAAAGGCTACTGATCGGATGTTTTTGTGTGCAGAAAGTCGCGATTATCCTACGCGTCTTCAGAATGGCTCTGCTGTGTCTGTGTAAGCAAGCTAGGTTAGCTATCAGGGTGAAATTAAGTTGTCGAAGGCATCAAGAGGGGAGGGTTAACTTGATCTGAAATGCTGCCTGTCGCTTGTAGCAGGAACCGCCCATGCTAGCTTGCCAAGAGTCAGCCATTCCGGCAAACCCCGCCTGATTGACCACGGGAAATGACAAGTGTACAAGTGGTTGGACTTCAGATGTCGTGAAAGTGTATGGAACGAGCCAATGCCGTTCTTGCCCAAGAGATCAAGTGCCAAATGCTCTCAAGTGTATGTGCTGGTGAACTACTATTTGCGCTGGCGTCCGAGATCGAGCATTGTCGGCGCAAGTTTCGCGTATTGAGATACGCAACTTTTTTCGACAAAGATTGAGATACGCAACAGAAATTGCATCTCGCACTTAACACCAGAAAAAACATCAAGGAAACTGTTGTTATAATGCTTAATGAAGAACAAGCGGTGCGTATTGGACACTAAGCATGAGCTCTTTCTTCTCCAAAAAACAGTGCTTGCATGAGCATGAGCTAGCGTCGGAACGGCCAACCAATGTAATCCTACTACTACATATGAACAGCTGCGTATGAACAGCCGAAAACAGGTACCAAATGTTCTGAATAATTCCGATTTATATACTCCTCAGCACGTCCTTTCAGTCAGACATCTGAACATTAATTTCTCTCCTTCTCTTTCTAGCCACAAACTGCACTCCATCATGAATTGTCCTCTGATGCTCTGACCCATATGCTGAATCGACCAAGGTCCAAGGCATATACGGAACCAAGTGCGCTAGCTGTTTTTATGCCACCAACTTGCCGCATCCAGATGACAATAATGTCGCATAAGAAAGATACACCCCTAGAAAATTAAATGTCCTGCTTGCCGTTTCCAGGCCATATGCATCCAGGGAGCAAGTACGATATGCATGGGCCATGACATGAAATAACAATGTTTCCCGCCCATCTACTCTTGCTAACTACAGGCGGAGGCGATCCAGGTCACAACCAAACGCAACCACAGCCACGGGCGCCTCATCCTGGGCAGTGACAAATATTTATATGGAGCAGCTGGGAGTGATGCAACAGAGGCGCCAGTTTGTATGTTGAGTTGACAGTTTGTTGACACCTCATCCATGGATCCACGTATGTACGTACCTCGACCCCCATGCAAATACTATAGTTTTATACGGAGCGCACGCATGAACAGTGATCACAGACTCGCAGATGcccaagagaagaaaaaaaaaatagTATAGGAGATCGTCACAGCTATTACAATTAACTAACCTCTCAATCATATTCATGCCTGATCACCAAGTGAATGTTCTAGCAGAATCAGGTTCTGATAATACACTTAACTATGCATGCATGTTCTATATATATACTACAAAGGATGGAGGTAAAGATCAATTGGCCGATGCGTACAGCAGCTAGTTTATGGACTATTTTACTTTTACCTTGGTCGATCTGATGGCGCTCCAACGTGGCGATCTCTGATCCGTGTTCACAGGTGCTAATCAACCATTTCCGGAGTAGAAAACGCGATCACATCCGCGTAAAGTGCAGCAAGACAAAGTCAGAGTTGCCTTGGCCAGCCAGCTCTGCATTAATCTACAGTATCTAACGCGCGGTTTGCTCTTCCAATCCATTCCTTTGTTGCCTCTAAACAATCAAATCCACAGGGCCctggctaatactaatacacaaTTATGAGAGGGATTTGAATAGGATAAACGTCAATGTTAGGATGAAGCAGGCGAGACCGGGGTGACCTCACGGAGATCTCCCGGATCACCCAACCGCGAATTAACTATTGCGCGCGAGCGTATAGAGAAGGACGCCGTAGCGCCTAGACTATTGGAGGCCGGGGGACACGTAGGCGCGTGTGTGCGTCGCGTTACTCGCACTCGCAGCAACCCTCTGCCCGTCAAACGGACCGACGTAAGCGGAGCTCCGTTTCGGGCAGGGGATACGCCATGGAATCCTCATCTCGCGCCACGTGAGCCCCCGATCAGGTATTAGGGGAATACTTAAGAGCTTCATGCGGGCGGGTTAATGGTTGTTAATCTGAGGGCGTGTGTTGGCTCGCTTGAAAACTGCTGGGGATTTGTTTTGAGTAGTGCGTGGAAGAGGGCCGGTGTCTCCATGGCGAGAGACATGGAGGCGTATGCAGCTTATGTGCTGATTAATTAGAGTTAAGCTACTACCAAATCTAGTTAGCTGGCTAGGTTATCTCTGTCTACTCCAACGCTTCCTGATTAAGTAGCTAGGTAGGTGGGTAAATTGTAGTATACGCCATGTTGTACGTATGTAGTATCAGTGTATCTGATCGCGGATTAACAAATGGTGTAACATGCATGTCCGGCTTGTCCGTCTTAACTACTAAAACGACGACCGGTCAAGTCTTGCTACAAATCTACTCTACTAGCTAGCTACTGTACCTAGCTAGGTAGGCTGCTTATATATGGTAGTACACGTATGCTTATACATACGCCATGCGTACGTACCACTATCTGCGCTGCGGTCGCCAGTGGAAGCTGCGCGAGAATGTGATCTCACTGGCAGTACTTTTATCACTATTTTTTTTCCTAGTGCTAATAGCGATCCGTGTACGGACACGGGTTAAAGTACTCCGGTCGATCCCCGGAAGCATCCGCAAGCATTGCTCGCTGGCACTTCACAGGTGTGCACGGTGCGCTCACACGGCGAGGCGCTGTCGTCGTTACGTCTGCACGCTAGTCTATTCATCTCTCGGTAGTAATTTTTTCCTCCGGTTTCGTCAGACCAGTCGATTGGCACGTGTAGTACAATTGAGCTCATCACGCATGCTCAATTAATTGAgcactactagtagtagtacgtGGTGGTAAAAAAGGGGTTAGATGCAAGCATGTACTCTTAACTGAAACAGTGATTGCATGTAGACctttgattgcatgcatgcatgcccatGCTCCCCAATTAAGTCTGGGAAGGACGGTCGGCCAACTAGTCCGAAATAGCACTGTTCTATTGGACGTGGGGTTATTTTCATGACATACGTAAATGATGTTTGCATTTGGAAACGGAGAGGCTACTACCTCCGAAAAATATAACTTTGCTGTGTGAATCCGTACCGTTAGTGGAGCGACCTGCATACTAATCGCTTTGCCTAATTTGGACTTGGTTACCCCTTGCTTAAACTAATTAAGATGGGCGCCTTAGTTTGGAGAGCTGGCTAATCAGGGGGTAGCGGTACAGGTTTGTAGTTGGGCAACAGAATTAATTATTAATCGATCTTACATTACTTCTAGTATTAACCGCAAGCAAGCAAGCATTCTATAGGGCATTGACTGTTTTAGTCGTTGCGCGTTTGATGGGAGTGGATGAGATATTTGTGCATTGTTTACTTTGACGTAAGCTACACACTTTGGCTTTCGTTTCGTCTCTTCTCTTAACCTTCTATTTGTAGCTATATGTGCTCATCAGCTAAATTAAACCTGCCCGTTGGTTTCGTCTGCGCTACTAACTTGTTTCGCGTCATCTTAATTTGTACATTAATTATAAATCAGCCAATTAATGCTCAGTGCTGGAAGAAAACGTAAGACTGTCAAAAACTTCATTCAAGCGTGCTCTCCTGGTGTTGTACTCGCATGTACGAGTGGCTTGATGTGTGCCGGCCGTGTCGAGCAATTATTGTGATGTCCAAAAGGTCAATTGACATGGACACTACAAGCTCTGTTGGGAGACACGCGTCCCTACCGAAGAGAGAGCTTAATGGAGTACCAAGTGAGTTTTGTGTGATTCGTGGAACTAAGACATTTGAGATAATAAAAGCATCCTTTATCGAGAGAAAAAGACGATGATAAATGCCAAGTATGTCTCACTTTCACCCAGTTAACCAGGATCTTCTTTTTTGCGGTTGATTTAACCGGCTTCTTATAGTAGTAATCCTTTTGTTAGTATTAGGAATTCAGGACATATGCATATATAGTGTGTGTACTACACTACTCCAGAGTAACTAGTAAGCCTTCACTTGCGACATCAATAGTTCAGGCTTGGTTCACTCGTGGATTGCATCCGTACAACAAGGTAGTAAAAATATGATATTCTCTCCGTGGTTGCATTTTCCTGGCTTGATGTCACTTTCATTTTTGCTTTACACACACTCTGCTTTGCTTGGGCAAACTTTTTTGACATTTGTTTTCACTTTACATATTAACTAGTAATATCAGCCAAGAAACCGCGCCTGCTGGTTGTGGAGGGACACGAAGTACGAGTCGCAatcccccctcaaaaaaaaaaaaagagcagaCGAGTCCTTGTGACGAACACCCATCGAGCCTTTTTTTGCGGCACACCACATCAGCAGGTGGCACACCTGTGCACACCTGCGTACCTGTCCCGTTGTCCGCCACACGGTCGCCCCGGCACACGAC is a window encoding:
- the LOC123044555 gene encoding putative PAP-specific phosphatase, mitochondrial isoform X2 encodes the protein MRSPLPSRARSPPPRARRGRRLCRARLPPLRRRGRKILEKNDQSPVTTADFGVQALISFELQQLFPSIPLVAEEDSTFLKSSNPDDNSGNVLIESISSAVAGKVKNSCSPLTHDDVLRAIDRGGKDAVSFDSNPATYWVLDPIDGTKGFLKGDDALYVVGLALVVNGKIAVGVMGCPNWTNGTTANKKEENLDPCPSNGILMVSHVGCGTWSRHLSPEIGQFTTAQDVWKRCFVDACSVVHMARFCIPDSQTWNMIPLSLLFDSTTDESDTRDENKILLRYACCGSLCKYIMVASGRASVFFSRARVNTQIKAWDHAVGMICVQEAGGQISDWSGKPLDLAADLTGRRILYPSGGVLVTNGALHDKLVELISADYK
- the LOC123044555 gene encoding putative PAP-specific phosphatase, mitochondrial isoform X1, which codes for MPLLHLSLPPHRLLVGRRRLFAPPTPPPSRISIRAAALISSAAEDGCDLPFPPERAPHHRELAAAAASVERACRLCVDVKRSLLSGGRKILEKNDQSPVTTADFGVQALISFELQQLFPSIPLVAEEDSTFLKSSNPDDNSGNVLIESISSAVAGKVKNSCSPLTHDDVLRAIDRGGKDAVSFDSNPATYWVLDPIDGTKGFLKGDDALYVVGLALVVNGKIAVGVMGCPNWTNGTTANKKEENLDPCPSNGILMVSHVGCGTWSRHLSPEIGQFTTAQDVWKRCFVDACSVVHMARFCIPDSQTWNMIPLSLLFDSTTDESDTRDENKILLRYACCGSLCKYIMVASGRASVFFSRARVNTQIKAWDHAVGMICVQEAGGQISDWSGKPLDLAADLTGRRILYPSGGVLVTNGALHDKLVELISADYK